The following coding sequences lie in one Arachis ipaensis cultivar K30076 chromosome B05, Araip1.1, whole genome shotgun sequence genomic window:
- the LOC107643895 gene encoding protein NUCLEAR FUSION DEFECTIVE 4: MAEWLLNRWTGAAAAIMIQWSCGASYTFSIYSPVLKSSQGYDQSTLDTVSVFKDIGANFGILSGLLYTAVTPYRSGGVECLSAKSKWASLGGPWVVLAAGAVQVFVGFMFMWAAVVGLIGTPPVWVMCFFAWLGANGQTFLNTTNVVTGLRNFPEYSGTIVGIMKGFLGLSGAILIQLYHTFCDGDPATYLLMLACLPAFICVLLMFLVRIYEVRDSNYKKHLNGFSVVTVIIVAYLMFIIILQNFTSLSTWARMLTFVILMVLLALPYGIAIKAQWEESRSFAQTFSFERPPSTDSQKLIVSSSYSPSGDQSEYQELPSDAGQLQLNSDDMLTHEQEMNLLQAMCTIDFWMLFLTMISGLGSGLAMINNMSQIGESLGYSTIEINNMVSLWSMWNFLGRFGGGYVSDYIMHRKGWPRPLLMAATLGTMIFGHVIIAVGFPGNLYLGPVLVGICYGAHWSLMPTITSEIFGVRHMGTIFNTIAAASPLGSYLLSVKVVGYIYDKEADKEANSCFGIHCFMSSFFILAAVSFVAFLAGLALYFRTRNFYKLVVLRRLKHSV, from the exons ATGGCGGAGTGGTTGTTAAATCGGTGGACCGGTGCAGCCGCAGCTATAATGATCCAGTGGAGCTGCGGTGCATCGTACACCTTCAGCATCTACTCCCCAGTGCTCAAGTCCTCGCAAGGCTACGACCAATCCACGCTTGATACCGTTTCGGTGTTCAAGGACATCGGCGCCAACTTCGGCATCCTCTCCGGCCTCCTTTACACCGCCGTCACTCCCTACCGGAGCGGTGGCGTGGAGTGCTTGTCGGCAAAGTCGAAGTGGGCCTCATTGGGTGGTCCCTGGGTGGTGCTGGCGGCCGGGGCGGTCCAGGTGTTCGTGGGGTTCATGTTCATGTGGGCCGCTGTTGTTGGGCTCATTGGGACGCCGCCGGTTTGGGTTATGTGCTTCTTTGCGTGGCTTGGAGCTAACGGCCAGACGTTCTTGAATACCACTAATGTTGTCACTGGCTTGCGTAATTTCCCTGAATATAGTGGTACCATTGTGGGCATTATGAAG GGCTTCCTTGGACTCAGTGGAGCAATCCTAATTCAGCTGTATCACACATTTTGTGATGGCGACCCGGCCACATACCTTCTGATGCTTGCTTGCTTGCCTGCATTCATATGTGTACTGCTAATGTTTTTGGTGAGGATCTATGAAGTGCGCGACAGCAATTACAAGAAGCATTTGAACGGTTTCTCAGTGGTCACTGTGATTATTGTTGCCTATCTCATGTTCATAATTATTTTACAAAACTTCACCAGCTTATCAACTTGGGCGCGCATGTTAACATTTGTAATCCTAATGGTTCTACTAGCACTCCCCTACGGCATTGCCATCAAAGCTCAATGGGAGGAGTCACGAAGCTTCGCGCAAACCTTCTCGTTTGAGAGGCCCCCTTCAACGGACAGCCAAAAGCTAATCGTGTCGTCTAGTTATTCTCCATCAGGGGATCAATCGGAATACCAAGAGCTGCCTAGTGATGCAGGGCAGCTACAATTGAATTCAGATGACATGTTGACCCATGAACAAGAAATGAACCTCTTGCAAGCTATGTGCACGATTGATTTTTGGATGTTGTTTTTAACCATGATATCAGGGTTAGGCTCAGGGCTGGCAATGATAAATAACATGAGCCAAATAGGCGAATCTCTTGGCTATAGTACAATTGAGATTAATAATATGGTGTCCTTGTGGAGTATGTGGAACTTTCTTGGCCGTTTTGGAGGTGGTTATGTATCTGATTATATCATGCATCGAAAAGGTTGGCCGAGGCCCTTGTTGATGGCAGCAACTCTGGGGACGATGATTTTCGGCCATGTCATTATAGCTGTTGGTTTCCCTGGAAACCTGTATTTGGGTCCTGTCTTGGTGGGAATCTGCTATGGTGCACATTGGTCCTTGATGCCTACTATCACTTCTGAGATTTTCGGTGTAAGGCATATGGGTACCATTTTCAACACTATTGCTGCTGCAAGTCCGCTTGGATCTTATTTACTTTCTGTGAAAGTTGTCGGATATATTTACGACAAGGAAGCCGATAAAGAAGCTAACTCATGCTTTGGAATACATTGCTTCATGTCATCGTTTTTTATCCTGGCAGCTGTATCGTTTGTCGCATTTTTGGCTGGTCTCGCATTATACTTCCGGACACGAAATTTCTATAAGCTAGTTGTGCTCAGAAGATTAAAACATTCTGTGTGA